The region CCATGGTGACGTCGATGTATACCGCTTCGTCGCCGAGATGGAACCCGACATTCTCCCCGCCGAAGAGGTCGGAAAAAACCGCCGACAGGATGTGCTCGCCACTGTGCTGCTGCATATGGTCGAAGCGCCGCGCCCAGTCCAGGCGTCCCAGGACCGTTTCCCCATTCGGCCTGGCTGCGGTGACATGCACGATCAAGCCGTTATCCTCCGACACCGCCAGCACAGGGATATCGTTCAACCATCCGGTGTCGTAAGGCTGGCCGCCGCCCTCGGGGTAAAAGGCTGTCCGGTCGAGGACGACGCCAAATTTGCCATCAGGCAGGGAGTGAAGATCCTGTACCTTTGCTGTGAACTCTTTTTGATAAGGATTGGTATAATATAACTTTTCGGTCACCGGTGCTCTTACCTCCGATCTGCGTGTACAAACTCATTATACCCGACCCCGGCGGAGCTGGCAAAAGACGCCTGCAGGGATATCACCGGCAGGCGTTACATATATTTGACCAGACAGAGCTGGGAGGGGGAGAGGCGGTTGCTTACCGCATTAAGGGGCAGGGGGTCCCGCGTATTTTTAAGTGTTGCCCTGCTGGCTTTTTTTGGGCTGCTTACCGGCCTGGCCGGCTTCGAATATTGGGACGAGCGGGAACTGGCGGTCGCTCCCGGCCAGCCGCAAACACGGCCTGAAGGAAGGATAACCCTGGTAGTGAATGTACCTGCCCGCTACCTCGAAGTGCTCAACGACGGCAAACAATACAAGAAATACCGTATCGCCGTTGGACGTTCCGACACCCCATCGCCGTTCGGCGAATGGATCGTGACCTGGAAGGCATATCACTCCGGAGACATTTTCGGCACCAGATTCCTGGGCCTCAATGTACCGTGGGGAGGCTATGGTATCCACGGCACTAACAGGCCGTGGTCGATAGGTCAGTTTGCCAGCAAGGGCTGCATCCGTATGCGGAACAGAGACATTGAGGAATTGTTCGAATGGGTGCCTGTCGGCACCCCTGTGCGCATCGAAGGCAGCAGGATTCGTATCGCGCGCCCGCTGCGCTACACCGCGGCCGGCCCTGACGTTGTCATGCTGCAGATGCGGCTGCGCAGAACGGGTTATTATGAAGGACGGGCCGACGGACTATTCAGTCGGGAAATTGAGGTGGCCTTGAAAAGGTTCCAGCACGACAAGGGTCTCAAGCCCACCGGAATCGCCGATCGCAAAACCTTGGAACTGCTCGGGCTTTAACTGATCTGGCGGTAATGCCGCGGCAGCGTCACAGCACATTTTTCGCAAAAAAGATGATTTTGCCGTCTTATGTCGAATATATTTCATGCCGAATCCTAACCGGTAGGGGAAAACCGACACAGACACAGGGGTGAATCCGCACCAGCGGAAGGGCGTCTAATCCTCTTCGCCCGAACCCGACAGCTAATCCCCGAGGCATATTGGCCCTATTGCACTGCTCCAGTCACCGGGGCAGACGCTTTGGCCACTCAACAAGAGGGGTGAATGGATGAAAAAAGTGTATATCGCAGCCGTGCTGGCGGTGC is a window of Selenomonadales bacterium 4137-cl DNA encoding:
- a CDS encoding L,D-transpeptidase family protein; amino-acid sequence: MLTALRGRGSRVFLSVALLAFFGLLTGLAGFEYWDERELAVAPGQPQTRPEGRITLVVNVPARYLEVLNDGKQYKKYRIAVGRSDTPSPFGEWIVTWKAYHSGDIFGTRFLGLNVPWGGYGIHGTNRPWSIGQFASKGCIRMRNRDIEELFEWVPVGTPVRIEGSRIRIARPLRYTAAGPDVVMLQMRLRRTGYYEGRADGLFSREIEVALKRFQHDKGLKPTGIADRKTLELLGL